The Natrinema salifodinae genome includes a window with the following:
- a CDS encoding (2,3-dihydroxybenzoyl)adenylate synthase, with protein sequence MVEGETIDTASLDGYVPFDSERQQAYIDAGYWRNITFHDVVDRHAEEIPDYTALVGPHRELTYAELAANSRRIAAYFVGELGLRPNERVVLQLPNCTEFLEAFVACSRVGVIPVMVLPRHRSAEANHVVDLTDARAYVVDYGRYSSGFDFVGLADDVRSSHESLEHLIAVTDGETSSVDGCDAFAEMRDERWVDKYGDEVSKTDVDPSKPGVMLLSGGTTGLPKAIPRTHNEYVFQWERMADAADVRDDWVAFPGVPIGHNASLNCIVGAALWAGATVAVEPELKPDALMAFIERVGGNYTLPMPTQILDILEHPDLDQYDLSSLEVLVSGGQKVPPRVVEEAVDRWNVGFCNIFGMAEGPLICTRPGDDVKVQANTVGRPIAPEADEIRIVETDRETEVPPGEAGELAVRGPGYFTGYFRNEKENTENFSDDGWFFTEDVLARRDDGNLEVYGRIKDTIIRGGENIYAPGIEDELVEHSKIANAALIGMPDDRLGERPAAFVELTDDATELPLKDVSSFLEERGIAVFKRPEYLEILESLPRTEVGKIEKQALKDRIVDAESK encoded by the coding sequence ATGGTCGAAGGCGAGACTATCGATACGGCGTCTTTAGACGGTTATGTTCCGTTCGACTCCGAACGACAACAGGCGTACATCGACGCCGGGTACTGGCGAAATATCACGTTTCACGACGTAGTCGACCGACACGCAGAGGAAATCCCCGACTATACCGCTCTCGTCGGGCCGCATCGCGAACTCACGTACGCGGAGCTCGCGGCGAATTCCAGGCGGATCGCGGCGTACTTCGTCGGTGAACTCGGCCTGCGCCCGAACGAGCGAGTCGTCCTCCAGCTACCGAACTGCACCGAATTCCTCGAGGCGTTCGTCGCCTGTTCTCGCGTCGGCGTCATCCCGGTAATGGTGCTTCCTCGTCACCGGAGCGCCGAGGCGAACCACGTCGTCGATCTCACCGACGCGCGGGCCTACGTCGTCGATTACGGCCGCTATTCGTCCGGATTCGACTTCGTTGGACTCGCGGATGACGTCCGCAGTTCTCACGAATCTTTGGAGCATCTCATCGCCGTTACCGACGGTGAGACGTCCTCCGTCGACGGCTGCGACGCGTTCGCCGAAATGCGCGACGAGCGCTGGGTCGACAAGTACGGGGACGAGGTCTCGAAGACCGACGTCGATCCGTCGAAACCAGGCGTCATGCTCCTTTCCGGTGGGACGACCGGGTTGCCGAAAGCGATTCCGCGCACCCACAACGAGTACGTCTTCCAGTGGGAACGGATGGCCGACGCGGCCGACGTTCGAGACGACTGGGTCGCCTTCCCGGGCGTGCCTATCGGTCACAATGCCTCGCTCAACTGCATCGTTGGCGCCGCCCTGTGGGCGGGAGCGACAGTTGCCGTCGAACCGGAACTCAAGCCGGACGCGCTCATGGCGTTTATCGAGCGCGTCGGCGGCAACTACACGCTTCCCATGCCGACACAGATCCTCGACATCCTCGAACACCCGGATCTCGACCAGTACGACCTGAGTTCGCTCGAGGTGCTCGTCAGCGGCGGCCAGAAGGTTCCGCCGAGGGTCGTCGAGGAGGCAGTCGATCGCTGGAACGTCGGGTTCTGTAACATCTTCGGCATGGCCGAGGGGCCGCTCATCTGCACTCGTCCAGGAGACGACGTCAAAGTCCAAGCCAACACCGTCGGTCGTCCGATCGCCCCCGAGGCCGACGAGATCCGTATCGTGGAAACCGACCGCGAAACGGAGGTCCCTCCCGGAGAAGCGGGCGAACTCGCCGTCCGCGGTCCCGGCTACTTCACCGGCTACTTCCGGAACGAAAAGGAGAATACTGAGAACTTCTCCGACGACGGCTGGTTCTTCACTGAGGACGTACTCGCCCGGCGCGACGACGGTAACCTAGAGGTCTACGGCCGAATCAAGGATACCATCATCCGCGGCGGGGAAAACATCTACGCGCCCGGCATAGAGGACGAACTCGTCGAGCATTCGAAGATCGCGAACGCCGCCTTGATCGGAATGCCGGACGACCGACTCGGGGAACGACCAGCCGCGTTTGTCGAACTGACGGACGATGCGACCGAACTCCCGCTCAAGGACGTCTCGTCGTTCCTGGAGGAGCGCGGTATCGCCGTCTTCAAGCGGCCGGAGTATCTCGAGATCCTCGAGTCGCTTCCGCGAACGGAAGTCGGCAAGATCGAGAAACAGGCCCTCAAGGACCGAATCGTCGATGCAGAGTCGAAGTAA
- a CDS encoding thiolase C-terminal domain-containing protein produces MTRNVAIVGGGHTRWGERDATWKDLAQEGGKATFDAVPDVGPEDIEGLFVGTVQPERFSYQTHVAPMVAELLGIEVTEMIARTELACASGQAALRYAWLAIAAGQLDVALVLGVEKMNLGREHMPEMQASMSNVLDREFDGVNGLAAPPFFAWYAQRHMHEYGTTREQLSEVAAKNKSNAAKTAFAQFQSEIDPEDVLDSPEIAPPLHLYDCSGITDGAAGLVLMSEEKAREVTDTAAWIAGSGQSSMAGNSINNLPSFDGWPQARKASQSAYDQAGIEDPLAEIDVAEVHDCFSISEIIEYEELGFAERGEGGQFVEDGRSRIDGDVAVNPRGGLLGCGHPLGATGISQALEVTRQFQGTVASDRQVDGPTTGLLHNLSGSGSVHSVMVLDRDPQ; encoded by the coding sequence GTGACGCGAAACGTAGCGATCGTCGGCGGCGGCCACACGCGCTGGGGCGAGCGTGACGCGACCTGGAAGGACCTCGCCCAGGAGGGCGGGAAAGCGACGTTCGACGCCGTCCCCGACGTCGGCCCCGAGGACATCGAGGGGCTGTTCGTCGGCACGGTCCAGCCCGAACGGTTCTCCTACCAGACTCACGTCGCACCGATGGTGGCGGAACTGCTCGGCATCGAGGTGACCGAGATGATCGCTCGAACGGAACTGGCCTGCGCGAGCGGCCAGGCGGCGCTGCGGTACGCCTGGCTCGCGATCGCGGCCGGCCAGCTTGACGTCGCGCTCGTGCTCGGTGTCGAGAAGATGAACCTCGGGCGCGAGCACATGCCCGAGATGCAGGCCTCGATGTCGAACGTGCTCGATCGGGAGTTCGACGGCGTGAACGGACTGGCCGCGCCGCCGTTTTTCGCCTGGTACGCCCAGCGACACATGCACGAGTACGGGACGACCCGCGAGCAGCTCTCGGAAGTGGCCGCGAAGAACAAGAGCAACGCCGCAAAGACGGCGTTCGCGCAGTTCCAAAGCGAGATCGATCCGGAAGACGTCCTCGACTCGCCGGAGATCGCGCCCCCGCTGCACCTCTACGACTGCAGCGGTATCACGGACGGGGCCGCGGGCCTCGTCCTGATGAGCGAGGAGAAGGCCCGCGAGGTCACCGACACCGCGGCCTGGATCGCCGGCAGCGGACAGTCCTCGATGGCGGGTAACTCGATCAACAACCTGCCCTCGTTCGACGGCTGGCCCCAGGCCCGGAAAGCCTCGCAGTCGGCGTACGACCAGGCGGGCATCGAGGACCCGCTCGCGGAGATCGACGTCGCCGAGGTCCACGACTGCTTCTCGATCAGCGAGATCATCGAGTACGAAGAACTGGGCTTTGCCGAGCGCGGCGAAGGCGGCCAGTTCGTCGAAGACGGGCGGAGCCGCATCGACGGCGACGTGGCGGTCAACCCCCGCGGCGGGCTGCTCGGCTGCGGGCACCCGCTGGGCGCGACGGGGATCTCGCAGGCGCTGGAGGTGACCCGACAGTTCCAGGGAACAGTCGCGAGCGACCGCCAGGTAGACGGCCCGACGACCGGCCTGCTCCACAACTTGAGCGGGAGCGGGTCGGTCCACAGCGTGATGGTCTTAGACCGTGATCCGCAATGA
- a CDS encoding IclR family transcriptional regulator: MTDGETAAMTSILRAFEVINALWETKGAGPSELAARMDVPKSTAHVYLRTLEETGYVINEGGEYSLGYRFLTTGSRIKHRNGLFQASERLLKDLAAQTDELVTLVVEQDGKAVILHKEFGNRSLELGIYSGMTTPLHTNATGKAILAFLPDERTDEILDAHGLPQVTEQTITDEAVLRAELATIREDGCAVDWEQQVTGMGLIGAPIVVDERVAGAVGIVCPTGRLQNEAYQQRLVRKLRETIDAITIKYRYGN; the protein is encoded by the coding sequence ATGACAGACGGCGAGACGGCCGCGATGACGTCGATCCTCCGGGCGTTCGAGGTCATCAACGCGCTCTGGGAGACGAAGGGCGCGGGCCCGTCCGAGCTCGCAGCTCGAATGGACGTTCCGAAGAGCACGGCTCACGTGTACCTCCGAACGTTAGAGGAGACTGGCTACGTCATCAACGAGGGCGGCGAGTACTCGCTCGGCTATCGGTTCCTCACTACCGGCTCGCGGATCAAACACCGGAACGGCCTGTTCCAGGCGTCCGAGCGGCTGCTAAAAGATCTCGCGGCGCAGACGGATGAACTGGTGACGCTCGTCGTCGAACAGGACGGAAAGGCGGTGATATTACACAAGGAATTCGGCAATCGGTCGCTGGAACTCGGGATCTATTCGGGCATGACGACGCCGTTGCACACGAACGCGACGGGAAAGGCGATCCTCGCGTTCCTTCCGGACGAGCGGACCGACGAGATCCTCGACGCGCACGGACTGCCGCAGGTAACCGAGCAGACGATCACGGACGAAGCCGTTCTCCGCGCGGAGTTAGCGACGATTCGGGAGGATGGGTGCGCCGTCGACTGGGAGCAACAGGTCACGGGGATGGGCCTCATTGGGGCGCCGATCGTCGTCGACGAGCGGGTCGCGGGCGCCGTCGGCATCGTCTGTCCGACGGGACGGCTACAAAACGAGGCATACCAACAACGGCTCGTGCGGAAACTCCGGGAGACGATCGATGCGATCACGATCAAGTACCGGTACGGGAACTGA
- a CDS encoding long-chain-fatty-acid--CoA ligase, whose translation MNDYELTLQVMLERATDLFDHKEIVSEEPDGTTHRYTYADAYDRMGKLANALDDLGVDPGSRLSVMAINHHRHYELYFALPCSGRSIHMTNHMLPDEHIVEIITEAEDEIVFVDPDLIDTVEAVADQLETVERYVILDDHVPETSLEPVHAYEDLLEGRDADYAWPDIDEDREAGICYTSGTTGLPKGAAYSHRDLYLHTVTHSHVDVFGISENDVVMPVVPMYHVNGWGLPYTATMCGSKLVLPGPKTDSERIAELIDREDVTVTAAVTTVWLEMADFYDERDDVSLESLDRVLIGGTSPPEWLMEKFDTEIDAPIHQGYGMTEAAPHLVNTMTTTEVRDLPESERYQQQMKPGVPAPGVRIRLRDANGEPVPHDGESTGEIQARAPWLIDEYYDRPEETAASFTDDGWFETGDVGVIDEYGYLEVVDRLDDVIKSGGEWISSLELENELTAHDAVEEATVIGVEHEKWDERPVAYVVAESGVAEDELDDHLLDRFPKWWLPDRVFFRESIPKTSTGKRNKKELREAFTDEYGSLPLDE comes from the coding sequence ATGAACGACTACGAACTCACCCTGCAGGTCATGCTCGAACGGGCCACTGACCTGTTCGACCACAAGGAGATCGTCTCCGAGGAACCGGACGGCACGACCCACCGGTACACGTACGCCGACGCGTACGACCGGATGGGGAAACTCGCGAACGCGCTCGACGACCTCGGCGTCGATCCGGGCTCGCGACTGTCGGTGATGGCGATCAACCACCACCGCCACTACGAACTCTACTTCGCGCTCCCCTGTAGCGGCCGGAGCATCCACATGACGAACCACATGCTCCCGGACGAGCACATCGTCGAAATCATCACCGAGGCCGAGGACGAGATCGTCTTCGTCGATCCCGATCTGATCGACACCGTGGAGGCCGTCGCCGACCAGCTCGAGACCGTCGAGCGGTACGTGATTCTCGACGACCACGTGCCAGAGACCAGCCTGGAACCGGTCCACGCCTACGAGGACTTGCTCGAGGGTCGGGACGCCGACTACGCCTGGCCCGACATCGACGAGGACCGGGAGGCGGGGATCTGCTACACCTCCGGCACGACCGGGCTCCCGAAGGGCGCGGCCTACTCACACCGGGACCTCTACCTCCACACGGTGACCCACAGCCACGTCGACGTCTTCGGGATCAGCGAGAACGACGTCGTGATGCCGGTCGTTCCGATGTACCACGTCAACGGCTGGGGACTGCCGTACACGGCGACGATGTGCGGCTCGAAGCTCGTGCTCCCGGGCCCGAAGACCGACTCCGAGCGGATCGCCGAACTCATCGACCGGGAGGACGTGACCGTCACCGCCGCGGTCACGACGGTGTGGCTGGAGATGGCCGACTTCTACGACGAGCGCGACGACGTCAGCCTCGAGAGCCTTGACCGCGTGCTCATCGGCGGTACGTCCCCGCCCGAGTGGCTCATGGAGAAGTTCGACACGGAGATCGACGCGCCGATCCACCAGGGCTACGGGATGACCGAAGCCGCGCCCCACCTCGTCAATACGATGACGACGACCGAGGTGCGGGACCTCCCCGAGAGCGAGCGATACCAGCAACAGATGAAACCGGGCGTCCCCGCGCCAGGCGTCCGCATCCGCCTCCGCGACGCGAACGGCGAGCCGGTGCCCCACGACGGGGAGTCCACGGGCGAGATCCAGGCTCGGGCGCCCTGGCTCATCGACGAGTACTACGACCGCCCGGAGGAGACCGCCGCGTCGTTTACCGACGACGGCTGGTTCGAGACCGGCGACGTCGGTGTCATCGACGAGTACGGCTACCTCGAGGTCGTCGACCGACTCGACGACGTCATCAAGAGCGGCGGGGAGTGGATCTCCTCGCTCGAACTCGAGAACGAACTGACGGCCCACGACGCCGTCGAGGAGGCGACGGTGATCGGCGTCGAACACGAGAAATGGGACGAGCGGCCGGTCGCCTACGTCGTCGCCGAGTCCGGCGTGGCCGAGGACGAACTCGACGACCACCTCCTTGACCGCTTCCCGAAGTGGTGGCTGCCGGACCGGGTCTTCTTTCGCGAGTCGATCCCGAAGACGTCGACCGGGAAACGCAACAAGAAGGAGCTCCGCGAGGCGTTCACCGACGAATACGGGTCGCTGCCGCTCGACGAGTAA
- a CDS encoding Zn-ribbon domain-containing OB-fold protein yields MTDPSDSIDGDPTPKRERVSVPDEVDLPRLLDFYELQTEAQTEIHEFYDNLRDGRLTTTRCTDCEEIHYPPRIVCPECTGDDLEYVDLPHEGELFAFSEVRGGLPLGLAEHDVPYVVGVVDLGPVRLSARIDDASYADLEIGDPVALKVVEIDGPTDEDRVFYRFEPSKGL; encoded by the coding sequence ATGACTGACCCATCCGATTCGATCGACGGCGACCCGACCCCGAAGCGAGAGCGCGTCTCGGTCCCCGACGAAGTCGACCTCCCCAGGCTGCTCGACTTCTACGAGCTGCAGACCGAGGCTCAGACGGAGATCCACGAGTTCTACGACAACCTCCGGGACGGCCGGCTGACGACGACGCGGTGTACCGACTGTGAGGAGATCCACTACCCGCCCCGGATCGTCTGCCCCGAGTGTACAGGCGACGACCTCGAGTACGTCGATCTGCCCCACGAGGGCGAGCTGTTTGCCTTCTCGGAAGTGCGCGGCGGACTGCCGCTCGGCCTGGCGGAGCACGACGTGCCGTACGTCGTCGGGGTCGTCGACCTCGGTCCCGTGCGGCTATCGGCCCGGATCGACGACGCATCGTACGCGGACCTCGAGATCGGCGATCCGGTCGCGCTGAAGGTCGTCGAGATCGACGGGCCGACGGACGAGGACCGCGTGTTCTACCGCTTCGAACCGAGTAAGGGCCTATGA
- a CDS encoding MFS transporter — protein sequence MTRRASDPVGVTALVSVDHFLSHVYLLALPPLFPILASVVETTVTRLAVAVTLIYAAQFLCQIPAGELVDRVGGKRVVGGGLALTAVSVGLLGFATSYRHVLALAFLSGVGQAAFHPGNYALLDVAGDAATEGRQFSVHTFSGFVGFAAAPALMTGLTAVADWRTAFLTVGAGGLLYAAVFAASLAPIHRRTIADAPDAPALATDGGQFESVRLLRRPLVAGMFAFFLLVTLADTGFQTYTTTLAVDLGHSTAVGNTALTAFLAAAAVFVLVGGWLADRYDGFAIIVASVCWSAVVLWAGLAVDLTPVALVLVWSAAGAGFGLTLPARDRITNALSDSADTGKSFGIVYTGLPIGGALAPVLLGQVIDVSGQAAAFEVIAALFLAAALVVLVLRRWR from the coding sequence GTGACGCGACGCGCGTCCGATCCCGTCGGTGTGACGGCGCTCGTGAGCGTCGACCACTTCCTCTCCCACGTCTACCTCCTCGCGCTCCCGCCGCTGTTCCCGATCCTCGCGTCCGTCGTCGAGACCACCGTCACCCGCCTGGCGGTCGCCGTCACCCTGATCTACGCCGCTCAGTTCCTCTGTCAGATCCCGGCCGGCGAACTCGTCGACCGCGTCGGCGGCAAGCGCGTCGTCGGCGGCGGGTTAGCCCTCACGGCCGTCAGCGTCGGCCTCCTCGGGTTCGCGACCTCGTACCGGCACGTCCTCGCGCTCGCTTTCCTCTCCGGGGTCGGCCAGGCGGCGTTCCATCCGGGGAACTACGCTCTCCTCGACGTCGCCGGCGACGCGGCCACCGAGGGGCGCCAGTTCAGCGTCCACACGTTCAGCGGATTCGTCGGCTTCGCCGCGGCGCCCGCTCTCATGACCGGGCTGACGGCGGTCGCTGACTGGCGGACCGCGTTCCTCACCGTCGGCGCCGGCGGCCTCCTCTACGCTGCGGTATTCGCCGCCTCCCTCGCACCGATTCACAGACGAACGATCGCCGACGCGCCCGATGCGCCTGCGCTCGCGACCGACGGCGGCCAGTTCGAGAGCGTTCGCCTGCTCCGTCGGCCGCTCGTCGCCGGCATGTTCGCTTTCTTCCTCCTCGTGACGCTCGCCGACACCGGGTTCCAGACGTACACCACGACCCTGGCCGTGGACCTGGGACACTCGACGGCCGTCGGAAACACTGCGCTCACGGCGTTTCTCGCCGCAGCGGCGGTTTTCGTCCTCGTCGGCGGCTGGCTCGCCGATCGCTACGACGGCTTCGCGATCATCGTCGCGAGCGTCTGCTGGTCGGCCGTCGTCCTCTGGGCCGGTCTCGCAGTCGATCTCACGCCGGTCGCGCTCGTGCTCGTCTGGAGCGCGGCCGGCGCCGGCTTCGGGCTCACGCTCCCCGCCCGCGACCGCATCACGAACGCGCTCTCCGACAGCGCCGACACCGGGAAGAGCTTCGGCATCGTCTACACCGGCCTCCCGATCGGCGGCGCGCTCGCGCCCGTGCTTCTGGGCCAGGTCATCGATGTCAGCGGCCAGGCCGCGGCGTTCGAGGTGATCGCGGCGCTGTTCCTCGCCGCCGCGCTCGTCGTCCTCGTGCTCCGTCGGTGGCGGTAG
- a CDS encoding sodium:solute symporter family protein codes for MLAESNLLIVGITAVYLLIVLGVGQLAARTTGTSREDYLMADRSFSTIILLAALFATNMTAVVMIGAPGLAYNAGAGAFGFFVVLFAFLFPVFLMTVGYRIWMVGKEFGHITPAQIINHRWDAEYLGVLAMGMFTVWTVPYLLVGVQGGGIVFEALTDGLVPYWAGAAIVLLVVGGYVYQGGMRGTGWTNAFQGIVFIAFLLAMFAWIPLRVGGFTEATNAVARINNGALLNRAGIPPFQPRIWFSQGLVVAFGAFMFPHLIIRYMTAKSVKNLQQTAVLYPVAVIVVWVPAVMLGFWGIAQIPDLANPDFILPALVGEFLPVWVIGFALAGILAALMSSLDGQVLTLSTFFTEDVLRPFFDVDESKEIHYTRLFLIAIFLAAFAGAMLTRDTIVDTATFAFSGFALMFFPICSAFYWRRSNKYAAYAGLIWGFVGLWAFELGLLPGSFTFGFLPFLPLAASQLVLMIVVAYLTPEPPAERVSEYERLFENVW; via the coding sequence ATGCTGGCCGAATCGAACCTCCTTATCGTCGGTATCACTGCGGTCTACCTCCTGATCGTCCTCGGCGTTGGTCAGCTCGCAGCGCGGACGACCGGCACTTCCCGCGAGGACTACCTGATGGCGGACCGGTCGTTCAGTACGATCATCCTCTTGGCGGCGCTGTTCGCCACGAATATGACTGCGGTGGTGATGATCGGTGCACCGGGGCTGGCGTACAACGCCGGAGCAGGCGCGTTCGGATTCTTCGTCGTTCTGTTCGCGTTCCTCTTCCCGGTCTTCCTGATGACGGTCGGCTACCGAATCTGGATGGTCGGAAAGGAGTTCGGTCACATCACGCCGGCACAAATCATCAACCACCGATGGGACGCCGAGTACCTCGGTGTGCTCGCCATGGGAATGTTCACCGTCTGGACCGTCCCGTATCTCCTCGTCGGCGTGCAGGGAGGGGGAATCGTCTTCGAGGCGTTGACGGATGGCCTGGTCCCCTACTGGGCGGGGGCCGCGATCGTCCTCCTCGTGGTCGGCGGCTACGTCTATCAGGGCGGAATGCGTGGGACCGGCTGGACGAACGCGTTCCAGGGTATCGTCTTCATCGCGTTCCTGCTGGCGATGTTCGCGTGGATCCCGTTACGGGTCGGCGGGTTCACCGAGGCAACGAATGCCGTCGCACGGATCAACAACGGTGCGCTCCTGAACCGTGCCGGGATTCCCCCGTTTCAGCCGCGGATCTGGTTCTCGCAGGGGCTAGTTGTCGCGTTTGGCGCCTTCATGTTCCCGCACCTGATCATCCGCTACATGACCGCCAAATCCGTGAAGAACCTCCAGCAAACCGCCGTCCTCTACCCCGTCGCGGTTATCGTCGTCTGGGTGCCCGCCGTGATGCTCGGGTTCTGGGGGATCGCACAGATCCCCGATCTGGCGAACCCCGATTTCATTTTGCCGGCGTTGGTCGGCGAGTTCCTCCCCGTCTGGGTCATCGGCTTCGCTTTGGCCGGCATCCTCGCCGCGCTCATGTCGAGCCTCGACGGGCAGGTGCTCACCCTCAGCACCTTCTTCACCGAGGACGTGCTCCGGCCGTTCTTCGACGTCGACGAATCCAAGGAGATCCATTACACGCGGCTGTTCCTGATTGCGATCTTCCTCGCAGCGTTCGCTGGCGCCATGCTCACCCGTGATACGATCGTCGACACCGCGACGTTCGCGTTCTCCGGCTTTGCGCTGATGTTCTTCCCGATCTGTTCGGCCTTCTACTGGCGCCGATCCAACAAGTACGCCGCTTATGCGGGCCTCATCTGGGGATTCGTCGGCCTCTGGGCGTTCGAACTGGGACTGCTCCCGGGGAGCTTCACGTTCGGGTTCCTCCCGTTCCTGCCGTTGGCCGCGAGCCAGCTCGTCCTGATGATCGTCGTCGCATATCTGACACCGGAACCGCCCGCTGAAAGGGTATCGGAGTACGAGCGACTCTTCGAAAATGTCTGGTGA
- a CDS encoding FAD-dependent monooxygenase: MNVTTIGGGPGGLYASLLLKRSHPDWDVTVYERNPRGVTYGWGIVFPNRTLSNLADADPPSHEAITETFERWDPFDIVTDDDHFRCGGNTFASMMRTDLLAVLEERCRDVGVELEYETEIADPAAVAAEADLCIAADGIHSHTREVFADEFGTEIEQGRARFSWFGTDAEFEALTHIFVENEDGLWCAHTYPGPTSTFIIDCDVETWERSGVADMTETEYLPYLEDVFADHLNGHSIQSQQDQWRRFQTVTNDIWHHDNVVLVGDAAHTAHYSIGSGTTLAMEDAIGLMEAFETNDELDAALAAYESARKPFVETLLSAAERSRIHFEDIERYYDLPSRQFAIHHLTRSGRLTYGSLQRRDPTFTDAFDEWFAERTPVDTKRRPPARQPVRLADTVIANRYVRVLEPTSSADEGTPSTAQLSAFTAAADEEPGVLLTEPLAVAQAGRPTIGSPGLYTEDHVDTWADAIDTVLDEVTAGAHLTHAGASGGREPRVFGHGGLTEREPTWSPRLSDEYPVHPRSFERTAMDADDRNAVVEDFVAAARRADDAGFEYVQLQAAAPSLLSRFLTASGVPFEDRVEFVRTVVADVADALPARTPLGVTVPVSDGDGRGLSLKEAFGAVRELSEAGCDVVAPVAASTGERGLAEKGPSDFSDDIRNEVEVSTLATAPAASADKVNTLVATGRADLCAVQGTPFRDG, translated from the coding sequence ATGAACGTCACGACTATCGGCGGCGGTCCCGGTGGACTATACGCGAGCCTCCTCCTCAAACGGAGCCACCCCGACTGGGACGTGACCGTGTACGAACGGAATCCCCGGGGCGTCACGTACGGCTGGGGGATCGTGTTCCCGAACCGAACGCTCTCGAACCTCGCCGACGCGGATCCGCCGTCCCACGAGGCGATAACCGAGACGTTCGAGCGCTGGGATCCGTTTGACATCGTCACCGACGACGACCACTTCCGCTGTGGCGGAAATACGTTCGCGAGCATGATGCGGACCGATCTCCTCGCGGTCCTCGAAGAGCGCTGTCGCGACGTGGGCGTCGAACTGGAGTACGAGACGGAGATCGCGGACCCCGCCGCCGTCGCCGCCGAGGCCGACCTCTGTATCGCGGCCGACGGGATCCACAGCCACACGCGTGAGGTCTTCGCCGACGAGTTCGGCACGGAGATCGAACAGGGGCGCGCACGGTTCTCCTGGTTCGGTACCGACGCGGAGTTCGAGGCGCTGACGCATATCTTCGTCGAGAACGAGGATGGGCTCTGGTGCGCTCACACCTACCCCGGCCCGACGAGTACGTTCATCATCGACTGCGACGTCGAGACGTGGGAGCGGTCCGGGGTCGCGGACATGACCGAAACCGAGTACCTCCCCTACCTCGAGGACGTCTTCGCCGACCATCTGAACGGGCACTCGATCCAGTCCCAGCAGGACCAGTGGCGACGGTTCCAGACGGTCACGAACGATATCTGGCACCACGACAACGTCGTCCTCGTGGGCGACGCCGCTCACACCGCCCACTACTCGATCGGCTCCGGAACGACCCTCGCGATGGAAGACGCGATCGGGTTGATGGAGGCCTTCGAGACCAACGACGAACTCGACGCCGCACTCGCGGCCTACGAATCGGCTCGGAAACCGTTCGTCGAAACCCTGTTGTCGGCAGCCGAACGGAGTCGGATTCACTTCGAGGACATCGAGCGGTATTACGATCTGCCGTCTCGACAGTTCGCGATCCACCATCTCACCCGAAGCGGTCGGCTCACGTACGGGAGCCTGCAGCGACGCGATCCGACGTTCACAGACGCGTTCGACGAGTGGTTCGCCGAGCGGACGCCGGTCGATACGAAGCGGCGACCGCCGGCCCGCCAGCCCGTTCGACTCGCCGATACCGTCATCGCGAACCGGTACGTCCGCGTCCTCGAACCCACGTCGTCCGCCGACGAAGGGACACCGTCAACCGCACAGCTGTCGGCGTTCACCGCGGCGGCGGACGAAGAGCCGGGAGTGTTGCTGACGGAACCGCTCGCCGTTGCACAAGCGGGACGGCCGACGATCGGAAGTCCGGGACTCTACACAGAGGACCACGTCGATACGTGGGCCGACGCCATCGACACCGTTCTGGACGAAGTCACCGCCGGTGCCCACCTTACCCACGCCGGTGCGAGCGGCGGGCGAGAGCCCCGCGTGTTCGGTCACGGCGGCCTCACCGAGCGGGAGCCGACGTGGTCGCCGCGTCTCAGCGACGAGTACCCGGTTCATCCCCGCTCGTTCGAGCGTACTGCGATGGACGCGGACGACCGGAACGCCGTCGTCGAGGACTTCGTCGCGGCGGCCCGGCGCGCCGACGACGCCGGCTTCGAGTACGTTCAGTTGCAGGCGGCCGCTCCCTCCCTTCTGTCCCGGTTCCTGACGGCGTCGGGCGTCCCGTTCGAGGACCGCGTCGAGTTCGTACGGACCGTCGTCGCCGACGTAGCCGACGCGTTACCGGCTCGAACGCCGCTAGGCGTGACGGTCCCCGTCTCGGACGGCGACGGACGTGGGTTGTCGCTCAAGGAGGCGTTCGGGGCCGTTCGCGAACTTTCGGAGGCGGGCTGTGACGTCGTGGCGCCGGTTGCGGCGTCGACCGGTGAGCGCGGCCTGGCCGAGAAAGGACCGAGCGACTTCAGCGACGATATCAGAAACGAGGTCGAAGTTTCCACGTTGGCGACTGCCCCCGCCGCGTCCGCGGATAAAGTAAACACGCTCGTCGCGACCGGACGTGCGGACCTCTGTGCGGTTCAGGGAACGCCGTTTCGCGACGGCTAA